One window of Mesorhizobium loti R88b genomic DNA carries:
- a CDS encoding OmpA family protein, with protein sequence MVALNEPGGASVGYEKKGYARGLILGLTMAETMLLLVFCLLLVAGAIVAKKKAELETALERVSRSEAVVQQLKQENKNLLAQVAELMERFTGHKVPDEEWRKLVLAKKAIEQIEQKGLSADEAVQLAEATVAVRDNNLSADDVRKLVSADQRATEAERKLAEAEKELAETTRQPKDLPPIINLSEAKGYSFEVSSAELKPAFKAKLEGAIAEQIADIVAKYDVDVVEVIGHTDEQRLSRQSNMDFVLGRVLSGDESVSEMEPGDNAGLGLARAISVASVLKKIPAFDHLNILPMSGGQLILPDDRLTDGAQSGDAPERRRIEIRVRKSKQKLAAEGHHEGN encoded by the coding sequence ATGGTGGCGCTGAACGAACCCGGCGGAGCTTCGGTCGGCTACGAAAAGAAAGGCTATGCCCGCGGCTTGATCCTCGGGCTCACCATGGCCGAAACGATGCTCCTGCTCGTCTTCTGCCTGCTGTTGGTTGCAGGCGCCATTGTCGCAAAGAAGAAGGCCGAATTGGAAACTGCCCTTGAAAGGGTATCCCGCAGCGAAGCAGTGGTTCAGCAACTCAAGCAGGAGAACAAGAACCTGCTGGCCCAGGTTGCCGAGCTCATGGAGCGGTTCACTGGGCACAAAGTGCCTGATGAGGAATGGCGAAAGCTCGTCCTCGCCAAAAAAGCGATCGAGCAGATCGAGCAAAAGGGACTGTCGGCCGACGAAGCAGTTCAGCTGGCGGAAGCCACAGTCGCGGTCCGAGACAACAATCTCTCAGCCGACGACGTACGCAAGCTAGTCTCAGCAGATCAGCGTGCGACCGAAGCCGAACGGAAGCTGGCTGAAGCCGAAAAGGAACTCGCTGAAACGACACGGCAGCCTAAGGATCTGCCACCGATCATCAATCTGAGCGAAGCCAAGGGCTATTCCTTCGAAGTCAGCAGTGCCGAACTCAAACCGGCCTTTAAGGCCAAGCTTGAGGGCGCTATTGCCGAGCAGATTGCCGATATCGTCGCAAAATACGATGTCGATGTCGTCGAGGTCATTGGCCACACTGACGAGCAGCGATTGTCGAGGCAGTCGAACATGGACTTCGTTCTGGGGCGCGTACTCTCTGGGGATGAGAGCGTCAGCGAAATGGAGCCGGGTGATAATGCCGGGCTAGGCCTCGCGCGAGCGATATCCGTCGCGTCCGTTCTGAAAAAGATACCGGCGTTTGATCATTTGAACATCCTACCCATGTCAGGCGGCCAACTGATCCTGCCGGATGATCGCCTCACGGATGGAGCTCAGTCAGGCGACGCTCCAGAAAGGCGTCGTATCGAGATCCGAGTACGCAAGAGCAAGCAGAAGCTGGCCGCCGAGGGGCATCACGAAGGCAATTAA